A window from Calditrichota bacterium encodes these proteins:
- a CDS encoding heavy-metal-associated domain-containing protein: MTLELHVPDITCGHCKMHIEKAVGVLPGVEAVEVNVERKTVHVKGDVQRAVVERVIRELGYTI; this comes from the coding sequence ATGACTTTGGAGCTACATGTCCCCGACATTACGTGCGGTCACTGCAAAATGCACATTGAGAAGGCCGTAGGCGTCCTCCCCGGCGTTGAGGCCGTAGAGGTGAACGTGGAGCGAAAGACGGTGCACGTCAAAGGTGACGTCCAACGTGCCGTGGTGGAGCGCGTCATCAGAGAGTTGGGCTACACGATTTGA
- a CDS encoding FprA family A-type flavoprotein, whose translation MRAFELKPGIYWVGSIDWDLRNFHGYLTPYGSTYNAYLVVDEKVALIDTVKRPFLDELLARVQSVIDPVQIAYVVCNHVEMDHSGSIPALVERAPQAQVLTSPNGEKGLRAHFHSDLNYRVVRSGEAISLGRRSLQFFHTPMVHWPDSMVTYLPEEAILFSNDAFGQHLATAVRFDDQAGWEVVYAQAAKYYANIVLPYGDQVKRTLQALGGVKMDMICPSHGVIWRENIARILEAYKRWADYEADDQAVVVYDTMWGSTAKMSQALCRGLEAEGVPVTVRNLETTHISEVMTDVLHSRLVLVGSPTLNNGLLPSVGEFLTYLKGLRPRNRMGFAFGSYGWGGQAVAEIEQVFSALGWQEPVPARRIQWVPDEEQLGHLVEDGRALAKALAQK comes from the coding sequence ATGAGAGCCTTTGAGTTGAAACCGGGGATCTACTGGGTGGGCAGCATAGACTGGGACTTGCGTAACTTCCATGGCTACCTTACGCCGTACGGCTCCACGTACAACGCGTATCTTGTCGTGGATGAGAAGGTTGCCCTGATCGACACGGTGAAGCGACCCTTCTTGGACGAGCTCTTGGCCCGCGTGCAGAGCGTGATCGACCCGGTGCAGATCGCCTATGTGGTGTGTAACCATGTCGAGATGGACCATTCAGGAAGTATCCCGGCTCTGGTAGAACGTGCCCCTCAGGCACAAGTTCTCACCTCGCCGAACGGCGAGAAGGGGCTACGGGCACATTTCCACAGTGATCTGAACTACAGGGTCGTGCGCTCCGGTGAGGCAATTAGCTTGGGGCGCAGGTCGTTGCAGTTCTTCCACACGCCCATGGTACACTGGCCTGACTCCATGGTGACGTACCTTCCGGAGGAGGCGATCCTCTTTTCCAACGACGCCTTCGGCCAGCACTTGGCCACTGCCGTTCGCTTTGATGACCAGGCGGGATGGGAGGTGGTCTACGCGCAGGCGGCCAAGTACTATGCCAACATCGTGCTCCCGTATGGAGACCAGGTGAAACGCACCCTCCAAGCCCTGGGCGGTGTGAAGATGGACATGATCTGCCCCAGCCATGGGGTCATCTGGCGGGAGAACATCGCCCGCATCCTGGAGGCTTACAAGAGATGGGCCGACTATGAAGCAGACGACCAGGCCGTAGTGGTCTACGACACCATGTGGGGCTCCACTGCCAAGATGTCGCAGGCGTTGTGCAGAGGGCTCGAGGCTGAGGGCGTGCCAGTCACGGTGCGCAACCTTGAGACCACGCATATTTCCGAGGTGATGACCGATGTCTTGCACTCGCGGCTGGTCCTGGTTGGGTCGCCCACGTTGAACAACGGCTTGTTGCCCAGCGTCGGCGAATTCTTAACCTATCTGAAGGGTCTGCGACCGCGCAACAGGATGGGTTTTGCTTTTGGCTCCTACGGCTGGGGAGGACAGGCGGTTGCGGAGATCGAGCAGGTCTTTTCTGCCCTTGGCTGGCAGGAGCCTGTGCCAGCCCGGCGTATACAGTGGGTGCCCGACGAGGAGCAACTCGGACACCTGGTGGAAGACGGGCGCGCCTTAGCCAAGGCCTTGGCGCAAAAGTAG
- a CDS encoding transcriptional repressor: MKDKIQLLRKKGVVLTIQRLAVLEYLQEQRSHPTAEEIHRALRSQYPTLSLATVYNTLETLKQAGLVAELVVGKEKHFDLAEESHHHFRCRVCGRIYDVSVQCSFAAQGAIDGHAVETVQALFIGVCAECLKSAQCAEDSRPYRCAVCGWVYDPARGNDTPGVVPGTPFSRLPEEWCCKVCGAARDRFVPVEGALLKRRTSEGESSN; encoded by the coding sequence ATGAAGGACAAGATTCAGCTTCTCAGGAAAAAGGGTGTGGTGCTGACCATTCAGCGCCTGGCAGTCCTTGAGTACCTGCAGGAGCAAAGGTCCCACCCCACTGCTGAGGAGATTCATCGCGCTCTGCGCAGCCAATACCCCACTCTCTCCCTCGCCACCGTCTACAATACTCTGGAAACGCTTAAGCAGGCAGGTCTTGTTGCCGAGCTCGTGGTAGGCAAGGAAAAGCACTTCGACCTGGCGGAGGAGTCGCACCACCATTTCCGCTGCCGGGTGTGTGGGCGCATCTACGACGTGTCGGTGCAGTGCTCGTTCGCCGCGCAAGGCGCAATTGACGGCCACGCGGTGGAGACGGTCCAGGCGCTGTTCATCGGGGTCTGCGCCGAGTGCCTAAAGAGCGCCCAGTGCGCAGAAGACAGCCGCCCCTATCGCTGCGCGGTCTGCGGGTGGGTCTACGATCCAGCACGAGGAAACGACACGCCCGGAGTCGTGCCAGGAACTCCCTTCAGTCGCCTGCCTGAGGAGTGGTGCTGCAAAGTCTGTGGTGCCGCCCGCGACAGGTTTGTTCCGGTTGAGGGTGCCCTTCTCAAGAGGCGGACCTCAGAGGGCGAATCGTCAAACTGA
- a CDS encoding ferritin family protein translates to MESAHEDLEALSLALKMEGEGRQFFLAARDKTEHPLAKETFAYLADWELEHISIIQHFYASLRDRGQWTSAAHLQGKRGEAIATFRSVFRAARERLDETVGTQADVLQAYRLARDMEDKLIVFYRDRAAAAKDQTAKQFYTFMTEQEREHHLILENSLRYLENPAQYHAEEENWMFDGG, encoded by the coding sequence ATGGAGAGTGCACACGAGGATTTGGAAGCATTGAGCCTGGCCCTGAAGATGGAAGGCGAGGGCCGGCAGTTCTTCCTCGCTGCCCGCGACAAGACGGAGCACCCGCTTGCCAAGGAGACCTTCGCCTACCTGGCCGACTGGGAGCTTGAGCACATCAGCATTATTCAGCACTTTTATGCGTCACTGCGTGACCGCGGCCAGTGGACGAGCGCGGCGCACCTGCAGGGCAAGCGGGGGGAGGCCATCGCTACTTTTCGCAGCGTGTTCCGCGCTGCCAGAGAGCGCCTTGACGAGACCGTGGGCACGCAAGCCGATGTGCTCCAAGCCTATCGCTTGGCGCGCGACATGGAGGACAAGCTCATCGTCTTCTACAGAGATCGGGCGGCAGCCGCCAAAGACCAGACCGCCAAGCAGTTCTACACCTTCATGACCGAGCAGGAGCGCGAGCATCACCTGATTCTGGAAAACTCACTCCGCTATCTGGAGAACCCTGCTCAATACCACGCGGAAGAAGAGAATTGGATGTTCGACGGCGGTTAG
- a CDS encoding DsrE family protein — protein sequence MKKIALFAFTGETGCFAHVLLNALDMKERGYEVRVVVEGTATKQVKLLAEEGRPFANLYRRAKEAGLIDCVCQACAAVSGSLEAALEQGLAACDEMSGHPSIARYLQAGFEVLIF from the coding sequence GTGAAAAAGATAGCGCTCTTCGCCTTCACCGGCGAGACAGGCTGTTTTGCACATGTGCTCCTCAATGCCCTGGACATGAAGGAGCGGGGTTATGAGGTGAGGGTGGTGGTGGAAGGCACCGCCACCAAGCAGGTAAAACTGCTGGCTGAAGAAGGGCGTCCTTTTGCCAATCTCTACCGACGGGCGAAGGAAGCTGGTCTCATCGACTGTGTGTGCCAGGCGTGCGCCGCGGTTTCCGGCAGCTTAGAAGCGGCCCTGGAGCAGGGCCTTGCTGCCTGCGACGAGATGTCCGGGCATCCCAGTATCGCCCGCTACCTGCAGGCCGGATTCGAAGTGTTGATCTTTTAG
- a CDS encoding T9SS type A sorting domain-containing protein, producing the protein MMLSRVHDAARWFAAAVCLLAATQAMASANRLFVGSGAGLPGSTGNVIAIALRNEAPVRGLQLELADLPDYLRPDSVWVTGRAYGFIARFNDIDGVLRLIAVSFNYTLEADSGAVVNVSYRVAADAPLGTEVALQVLSLILINGENEVVEATAEGGVFVVGFPSGVATNAPAPTCFTLAQNYPNPFGFGPVAHGTTSILFSLPKAEEVSLVIYDLLGREVCTLFRGRLGSGDHALTWDGSDAAGRPLPAGLYLYRLQAGERAITRRLAIVR; encoded by the coding sequence ATGATGCTTAGCCGTGTTCATGATGCCGCACGGTGGTTTGCCGCCGCGGTCTGCCTGCTGGCCGCGACGCAAGCGATGGCCTCTGCGAATCGCCTCTTCGTCGGATCTGGGGCTGGTCTGCCAGGCAGCACCGGCAACGTTATCGCTATTGCGCTGAGGAACGAAGCTCCAGTGCGAGGGCTGCAGTTGGAGCTTGCCGACCTCCCGGACTATTTGCGCCCAGATTCGGTGTGGGTGACCGGGCGGGCGTACGGTTTCATTGCCCGCTTCAACGACATCGATGGCGTGCTCCGGCTCATAGCCGTCTCCTTCAACTACACGCTGGAGGCGGACAGCGGTGCAGTGGTCAACGTTAGCTACCGGGTGGCAGCCGATGCGCCGCTCGGCACAGAGGTCGCCCTGCAAGTCCTCAGCCTAATCCTCATCAACGGCGAAAACGAAGTGGTGGAGGCAACGGCCGAGGGAGGGGTATTCGTGGTTGGTTTCCCTTCGGGCGTGGCAACAAATGCCCCGGCGCCTACGTGCTTCACACTGGCACAGAACTATCCAAACCCCTTCGGCTTCGGTCCTGTGGCACACGGCACCACTTCGATACTCTTTTCGCTTCCCAAGGCAGAGGAAGTGTCGCTGGTGATCTATGACCTGCTCGGCAGGGAGGTGTGTACGCTCTTCCGGGGCCGACTCGGCAGCGGCGACCACGCTCTGACCTGGGACGGCTCCGATGCGGCAGGCCGGCCTTTGCCTGCTGGTTTGTACCTCTACCGACTTCAGGCTGGAGAGCGCGCAATCACTAGAAGACTGGCCATAGTCAGATAG